The Parabacteroides sp. AD58 genome includes a window with the following:
- a CDS encoding linear amide C-N hydrolase translates to MKNLITTVAALATLAFTYQPADACTGITLTAKDGTRILSRTIEWGGSELNSQYVVVPRGYQQQSYIPGGKVDGLRFTARYGYVGLAVEQKEFVAEGLNEAGLSAGLFYFPRYGKYEDYQEANRTSSIADLQLVSWILANFSTVEEVKAGMKDIHVIAIDPRASTVHWRIEDLSGKQVVIEIVDGKVNFYDNPLGVLTNSPGFEWQMTNLNNYVNLFPGSANAQQFGDVQLTSFGAGSGFLGIPGDVTPPSRFVRAAFYQTTTPQKETATETVLQCFQIMNNFDIPVGVEFPKGQVPVDIPSATQWTSATDVANRKIYFRTMYNSAIRCIDLKQIDFGKTQYQAVLLDEVKQQPIVPVDIH, encoded by the coding sequence ATGAAGAATCTGATTACAACAGTAGCAGCATTGGCAACCCTTGCTTTTACTTATCAACCGGCCGATGCCTGCACTGGAATCACACTAACCGCTAAGGATGGAACCCGCATTCTTTCCCGTACCATTGAATGGGGCGGAAGCGAATTGAACAGCCAGTATGTGGTTGTTCCACGAGGCTATCAGCAACAATCTTATATTCCCGGAGGAAAGGTAGACGGTTTACGTTTTACGGCCCGTTATGGTTATGTCGGATTGGCTGTCGAGCAGAAAGAGTTTGTGGCAGAAGGATTGAACGAGGCGGGTTTGTCTGCCGGCTTGTTCTATTTCCCCCGTTATGGAAAATATGAAGACTATCAGGAAGCTAACCGCACAAGTAGTATTGCCGACCTGCAACTGGTGTCGTGGATATTGGCTAATTTCTCTACGGTAGAAGAAGTAAAGGCCGGCATGAAAGATATTCATGTCATCGCGATTGACCCGCGGGCTTCAACGGTACACTGGCGGATTGAAGATCTTTCCGGTAAGCAGGTGGTCATCGAGATAGTAGATGGAAAGGTAAACTTCTATGACAATCCGTTAGGCGTCCTGACGAACTCTCCCGGCTTTGAATGGCAAATGACAAACCTCAATAACTATGTCAATCTCTTTCCCGGCTCAGCTAATGCCCAGCAGTTCGGAGATGTCCAACTGACTTCGTTTGGTGCCGGCAGCGGCTTCTTGGGAATACCGGGCGATGTAACGCCTCCGTCCCGTTTCGTTCGTGCGGCTTTCTACCAGACAACTACACCCCAGAAAGAAACCGCTACGGAAACGGTATTGCAATGCTTCCAGATTATGAACAACTTCGATATACCAGTGGGCGTTGAATTTCCCAAAGGTCAGGTTCCGGTAGATATACCCAGTGCAACCCAATGGACATCAGCTACCGACGTGGCTAATCGGAAGATTTATTTCCGGACGATGTATAACAGTGCGATTCGTTGCATCGACCTGAAACAGATTGATTTTGGAAAGACCCAATACCAGGCTGTTCTGCTGGATGAAGTAAAACAACAGCCGATTGTGCCGGTCGACATCCATTGA
- a CDS encoding dicarboxylate/amino acid:cation symporter — MKKFKISLLGKVVIAIAAGILFGQFLPNSIVRIFVTFNSLFGNFLSFAIPLIILGLVTPAIGELGKGAGKLLAITALLAYGSTIFSGFFTFFSCEAIFPSILPANTELAAVENPGDFMLTPYFVVAMPPLMDVMTALLLSFTIGLGLSYIEGTALKDGFTDFKEIITMLIEAVIIPLLPLHIFGIFLNMTVSGQVAGIIAMFLKVILVIFVLHVLLLLMQFSLAGSVSHKNPLRLLRNMLPAYATALGTQSSAATIPVTLAQAIKNGVRQNIAIFVIPLCATIHLAGSTMKIVACAMAILLMSGEPITLTSFAGFILMLGITMVAAPGVPGGAIMAALGLLQSMLGFNETLQALMIALYIAMDSFGTACNVTGDGAIAILVDKIAGKTVEKEVSQDTF; from the coding sequence ATGAAGAAGTTCAAGATTAGTCTACTCGGAAAAGTAGTTATTGCCATTGCTGCCGGCATTCTGTTCGGGCAGTTTCTACCCAACAGTATAGTGCGTATTTTCGTCACTTTCAATTCATTATTCGGTAATTTCCTGTCGTTTGCCATCCCGTTAATCATCTTAGGTCTGGTCACTCCAGCCATAGGTGAATTAGGAAAAGGAGCCGGTAAATTACTGGCGATTACGGCGCTGTTGGCATACGGTTCAACCATCTTTTCCGGTTTCTTCACTTTCTTCAGCTGCGAAGCTATATTTCCTTCCATTCTTCCGGCAAATACAGAACTGGCGGCTGTTGAAAACCCGGGAGATTTCATGCTGACTCCCTACTTTGTCGTAGCAATGCCGCCATTGATGGACGTAATGACGGCCCTGTTGCTTTCTTTTACTATCGGCCTCGGATTATCATACATCGAAGGAACTGCCCTGAAAGACGGATTTACTGATTTCAAGGAAATCATCACCATGCTGATAGAAGCCGTGATTATTCCGCTTCTTCCCCTGCATATCTTCGGTATCTTCCTCAATATGACCGTAAGCGGACAAGTGGCAGGTATTATCGCCATGTTCCTGAAAGTGATTTTAGTGATCTTTGTTCTTCACGTATTGCTGCTGCTGATGCAGTTTAGTCTGGCGGGTTCGGTCAGCCATAAGAATCCGTTACGCTTATTGCGGAATATGCTTCCTGCCTATGCTACGGCTTTAGGCACGCAATCTTCGGCTGCCACCATTCCGGTAACATTGGCTCAAGCCATTAAGAACGGAGTCCGGCAGAATATTGCCATCTTCGTGATTCCGCTTTGTGCAACCATCCATCTGGCCGGAAGCACGATGAAGATTGTTGCCTGCGCCATGGCGATCTTACTGATGTCGGGCGAACCCATCACCTTGACCTCTTTTGCAGGCTTTATTCTGATGTTGGGAATTACCATGGTTGCGGCTCCTGGCGTTCCGGGCGGAGCGATCATGGCTGCTTTGGGATTACTGCAAAGCATGCTCGGTTTCAATGAGACGCTGCAAGCCCTGATGATTGCGCTTTACATTGCCATGGATAGTTTTGGTACGGCTTGCAATGTGACTGGCGACGGAGCCATCGCTATTTTAGTAGATAAGATTGCCGGAAAAACAGTAGAGAAAGAAGTTTCCCAAGATACTTTTTAA
- the nhaC gene encoding Na+/H+ antiporter NhaC: MEITNSAKRPSLVLSLIPIVVMVVLLFFTIHIFGSDALSGGSQVVLLLTTACCSALAMGFCRVKWKKIEEAICTNILGIATALLILLLIGALSGSWMISGVVPTLIYYGMQVLSPTFFLASSCIICAIVSVMTGSSWTTIATIGVALMGIGEALGFSTGWTAGAIISGAYFGDKISPLSDTTVLASSTTNTPLFTHIRYMMYTTVPTMLITLIIFTVAGFTFDHANASQAMSFAASLKDTFHISAVLMIVPVVTGILIAKRVALLITLFISALLAAVFALLFQPNLLQQIAGAESINAASMFKGAFITLYGSTQLETGNEMLNSLVSTRGMAGMMNTIWLIICAMCFGGAMTASGMLETITSVFMHFMKRRAGMVASTVFSGLTLNICTADQYISIILTGNMFKEIYRKKGYESRLLSRTTEDAVTVTSVLIPWNTCGMTQATILSVPTLTYLPYCFFNLISPLMSIIIAILGFKIKKHHEEVQD; the protein is encoded by the coding sequence ATGGAAATAACAAACTCGGCTAAACGCCCGTCACTCGTACTGTCATTGATACCGATTGTGGTCATGGTAGTCCTTCTTTTCTTTACAATTCATATTTTCGGAAGTGATGCTTTGAGCGGCGGAAGCCAGGTTGTACTTTTACTTACAACAGCTTGCTGTTCTGCTTTAGCCATGGGCTTTTGCCGCGTCAAATGGAAAAAGATAGAAGAAGCTATCTGCACCAATATTTTAGGTATAGCAACGGCCTTATTAATCTTATTACTAATTGGCGCGCTTTCAGGCAGCTGGATGATCAGCGGCGTAGTACCTACATTAATTTATTACGGCATGCAGGTATTGAGTCCGACATTCTTTCTGGCATCAAGCTGTATCATCTGTGCCATCGTCTCGGTAATGACAGGTAGCTCGTGGACAACCATTGCGACCATCGGCGTTGCTTTGATGGGTATCGGTGAGGCCTTAGGTTTCTCAACCGGATGGACAGCGGGAGCCATCATCTCGGGAGCTTACTTCGGGGATAAGATTTCTCCGCTTTCAGATACGACGGTCTTGGCCTCATCGACAACGAATACGCCGCTCTTCACCCATATCCGTTATATGATGTACACAACGGTACCGACCATGCTGATCACACTGATCATCTTTACTGTAGCCGGATTTACCTTTGATCATGCCAACGCCAGCCAGGCTATGAGCTTTGCGGCGTCATTAAAGGATACTTTCCACATTTCTGCAGTCCTGATGATTGTACCGGTAGTTACCGGCATACTGATTGCTAAGCGAGTCGCTCTGCTCATTACTCTATTTATATCTGCACTGCTAGCAGCCGTCTTTGCCCTGTTGTTCCAACCCAACCTGTTACAGCAGATCGCCGGAGCTGAAAGTATCAATGCTGCCTCTATGTTCAAAGGCGCATTCATAACATTGTACGGATCGACACAACTGGAAACAGGAAACGAGATGTTGAATTCCTTAGTCTCAACACGTGGCATGGCAGGCATGATGAATACCATCTGGTTAATAATATGCGCCATGTGCTTTGGTGGAGCCATGACAGCCAGCGGCATGCTGGAAACAATTACGTCGGTCTTTATGCACTTTATGAAACGTCGTGCCGGCATGGTAGCGTCGACCGTATTTTCGGGCCTGACACTGAATATCTGTACAGCCGATCAGTACATATCCATCATCCTGACAGGAAATATGTTCAAGGAAATCTATCGGAAGAAAGGATACGAAAGTCGCCTGCTGAGCCGCACAACCGAAGACGCCGTGACTGTAACATCCGTCTTGATTCCGTGGAATACCTGCGGTATGACGCAAGCCACTATATTAAGTGTACCAACATTAACATACCTTCCATATTGCTTTTTTAATTTGATTAGTCCGCTTATGAGCATAATTATTGCTATCTTGGGCTTCAAAATTAAGAAGCACCATGAAGAAGTTCAAGATTAG
- a CDS encoding TonB-dependent receptor, which produces MKTKYQKVLCVAVLLGSAVTVSAQEDETKKKLDREMTLEREYAPTVQDANKVNTLPQIKEPQVTKRAISYSSFTLATDPEKQIALLPSGNIMTQMDYNKRRGYLNVAAGMHLNINGDFGYHILSTEKDKLNVFLSHRSTNGNIDYIQIEDQVKAKLNDNTGGINYAHTFEKAILNLGGKYNYSGFNYYGLPINNMSSLPVEDLLSKADRETNQVNQTIQAKIGIEAKEDAAFFYLIDLDYINFSHKYGLSKELDGPTEHTLDAKFDFSAFFNGNQRVGVGGQVEYFAYNLPTYPAGVPNCAFANHAEVTLSPYYKIAGENWNVKLGANVMFVTGEDNSFTASPNIAADVEVADKTVLYLKADGRLYSNSAYETSLVNRYFNPTEEIAPTREWLNGQVGLKCGAAPGFWFDVFAGYKIRSSDALFVPSFTFNEGEFGNYSNALSGIDTKAFFAGANLKYSYQNFLDIQLKGVYNSWKGNYNDEWEGGSSNADLTYVYGRPKVEINADVTVKPIDKLAIGLNYYLATDRYTRLFAMEDYKLNNINELNLQVGYTFNDTFGAYIKVNNLLNQQYEMYYGYPMQGINIMGGVNINF; this is translated from the coding sequence ATGAAAACAAAATATCAGAAAGTACTTTGCGTAGCGGTGTTGCTGGGTTCTGCCGTTACTGTTTCAGCACAAGAAGATGAAACGAAAAAGAAGCTGGACCGCGAAATGACGTTGGAACGGGAATACGCTCCGACAGTGCAGGATGCCAACAAGGTCAATACGCTTCCGCAGATTAAAGAGCCGCAAGTAACCAAACGAGCTATTTCTTATTCTTCGTTTACGTTGGCAACCGATCCGGAAAAGCAGATTGCACTCTTGCCTTCAGGGAATATTATGACGCAGATGGATTACAACAAGCGTCGCGGTTACCTGAACGTCGCAGCCGGCATGCACCTGAATATAAACGGCGATTTCGGCTACCATATCTTGAGTACGGAAAAAGACAAGCTGAATGTATTCCTCTCTCACCGCTCAACGAACGGTAATATTGATTATATCCAGATCGAAGATCAGGTCAAGGCAAAACTGAATGACAACACAGGCGGTATCAACTATGCTCATACCTTCGAGAAGGCCATCTTGAACTTAGGTGGTAAGTATAATTATTCGGGATTCAATTATTATGGCTTGCCTATAAATAACATGTCGAGCCTGCCAGTAGAAGATCTGCTGTCAAAAGCCGACCGCGAAACCAATCAGGTGAACCAGACGATTCAGGCAAAGATCGGTATAGAAGCTAAAGAAGATGCGGCTTTCTTCTACTTGATTGATTTGGATTACATCAATTTCTCACACAAATACGGATTAAGCAAAGAGCTGGACGGTCCGACAGAACATACGTTGGATGCGAAATTCGACTTCAGTGCTTTCTTTAACGGAAACCAGCGCGTGGGCGTTGGCGGACAAGTGGAATACTTCGCCTATAACTTGCCGACTTATCCGGCCGGAGTTCCTAATTGTGCCTTTGCCAATCATGCAGAAGTGACTTTGAGTCCGTATTATAAGATTGCCGGAGAAAACTGGAATGTCAAACTGGGAGCGAACGTGATGTTCGTTACTGGTGAAGACAATTCGTTCACGGCTTCGCCAAATATCGCGGCAGATGTAGAAGTAGCCGATAAGACTGTCCTTTACTTGAAAGCCGACGGCCGATTGTATTCGAACAGTGCTTACGAGACATCACTCGTCAACCGCTATTTCAATCCTACTGAAGAAATTGCTCCGACACGCGAATGGTTGAACGGACAAGTCGGGTTGAAGTGCGGAGCTGCTCCCGGATTCTGGTTTGATGTCTTTGCCGGATACAAAATCCGTTCATCGGATGCCCTGTTCGTTCCTTCCTTCACTTTCAATGAAGGTGAATTTGGCAACTACTCGAATGCACTGTCAGGTATTGATACAAAAGCCTTCTTTGCCGGAGCGAATCTGAAATACAGCTACCAGAATTTCTTGGATATCCAGTTGAAAGGTGTTTATAATAGCTGGAAAGGCAATTACAATGATGAATGGGAAGGTGGAAGTTCGAATGCAGATCTGACATATGTATATGGCCGTCCGAAGGTAGAAATCAATGCAGACGTAACGGTAAAGCCTATTGATAAGTTGGCAATCGGTCTGAATTACTATCTGGCAACCGACCGATACACGCGTTTGTTCGCTATGGAAGATTATAAGCTGAACAACATCAACGAACTGAACCTGCAAGTCGGCTATACATTCAACGACACGTTCGGAGCTTATATCAAAGTAAACAACCTGCTGAACCAGCAATACGAAATGTATTATGGATATCCGATGCAGGGAATTAATATCATGGGTGGCGTAAACATCAACTTCTAA
- a CDS encoding tetratricopeptide repeat protein, which produces MKKILIPLCLVLGTHMADAQRSYQFGSPERLFTEGKELFNLKNYSGCIDKLEAYKAHAADADLIQEADFMLVYAAFEQGRPNADELLKSYLETYPDSRHTDVVEFLIGSVHFGQKNYPKAIFWLKEADIDLLSPEDQEAYSFRLAYSMLQVENENPEKLQQIRQMFSRIQQIGDKYRDASAYYVAYIDYANGKYNQALVEFDALKENPEFKEQSSYYTTQIYFIQNKYSQVIKEGERLLDTYPNSNNNTELYRILGNSYYHQGQQDKALKYLSKYVSEAEEPLRSDLYLLGVCLFNNGNYSSAVNNFGKVVSEDDALTQNAYLYLGQSYLKLNDKNNARMAFEAAATSSFDTQIQEAAMYNYALLIHETAFTGFGESVTIFEDFLNDFPNSQYADKVNDYLVEVYLTTKNYDAALKSIEKIKHPSVKILDAKQNILFQLGTEAFTNMKMDEAIDLFTRAIQMGTYNEEARSDAYFWRGESYYRKGEYGNAISDYRTYQNNTQQKGTDMYALSFYNLGYCYFKQQEYDMALSRFRQYTDVEQNHAAASYADAYNRIGDCLFQNRQFAAAEENYNKASQILPSAGDYSVYQKGFVLGLQKDYNGKIRTMDQLIREYPESQYIDDALFEKGRTYVLLENSSAAIQTFNKLISEYPESSLARKAGVQLGLIYYNDNQPEKAAEAYKQVISTYPGSEEAKVALQDLKSVYIDLNDIDAYAAYVNSLGGNIHLNINEQDSLTYIAAEKLFMRGDNEGARRSMQNYLKNYPNGAFSTNANFYLASIAFNLKEYNEALPMFEQVIASGDRKFLEESTARKAEIEYLTEDFKAALETFKRLNTIAENPDNKEAAALGIMRCALKEGNQQDALTGANQLLKNPKVSPEIANEARYVRAKAYMEMGQESKALADLKLISQDTRTAQGAEAKYLLAQLYYDANDDKNAEKVLEEFAKNGTPHQYWLARGFILWADIYIRKGDPVQARVYLNSLQKNYQGDDNITEMIESRLAKLK; this is translated from the coding sequence ATGAAGAAAATACTTATTCCCTTATGCCTGGTATTAGGTACGCACATGGCGGATGCTCAACGCTCGTATCAGTTTGGCAGCCCAGAGCGTCTGTTCACAGAAGGCAAGGAATTGTTTAACCTGAAGAATTATTCGGGTTGCATCGACAAGCTGGAAGCGTATAAAGCCCACGCGGCAGATGCAGACTTAATTCAGGAAGCAGACTTCATGCTGGTTTATGCGGCATTTGAGCAAGGCCGCCCCAATGCAGACGAACTATTGAAATCGTATCTTGAAACGTATCCGGATTCACGCCATACCGATGTGGTTGAATTCCTGATCGGTTCGGTTCACTTCGGACAGAAAAACTATCCGAAAGCTATCTTCTGGCTGAAAGAGGCCGATATCGACCTGCTTAGTCCGGAAGATCAGGAAGCCTATAGTTTTCGTCTGGCGTACTCGATGCTTCAGGTAGAGAATGAAAATCCGGAAAAACTGCAGCAAATCCGGCAGATGTTCAGCCGTATTCAGCAGATTGGTGATAAATACCGCGACGCTTCTGCCTATTATGTCGCTTACATCGACTATGCCAACGGCAAATACAACCAGGCTTTAGTCGAATTCGATGCCTTGAAAGAGAATCCGGAATTCAAGGAGCAGTCTTCTTATTACACGACTCAGATCTATTTTATCCAGAATAAATACAGCCAGGTCATCAAGGAAGGCGAACGATTGCTGGATACTTATCCGAACAGCAATAACAATACCGAATTATACCGTATCCTTGGTAACTCCTATTATCACCAGGGACAACAGGACAAGGCCCTGAAATATTTAAGCAAGTATGTATCGGAAGCTGAGGAACCGTTGCGCAGCGACCTGTATCTGTTGGGTGTTTGTCTGTTCAACAACGGGAATTACAGCAGCGCTGTCAATAACTTCGGAAAAGTTGTCAGCGAAGATGATGCTTTGACCCAGAATGCCTATCTGTACTTAGGGCAATCTTATCTGAAACTGAACGATAAGAATAATGCGCGGATGGCTTTCGAAGCAGCTGCAACCTCATCGTTTGATACACAGATTCAGGAAGCCGCCATGTATAATTATGCATTGCTGATACATGAAACAGCGTTTACCGGATTCGGTGAATCAGTGACTATCTTCGAAGACTTCCTGAACGATTTCCCGAATTCACAATATGCTGACAAAGTAAACGATTACTTAGTGGAAGTTTATCTGACCACCAAGAATTATGATGCGGCCCTGAAATCAATCGAGAAAATCAAGCATCCAAGTGTCAAGATTCTGGATGCCAAACAGAATATTCTTTTCCAGTTAGGTACGGAAGCCTTTACCAACATGAAGATGGATGAGGCAATTGACCTCTTCACACGTGCCATCCAGATGGGGACCTATAACGAAGAAGCCCGCAGCGATGCTTATTTCTGGAGAGGCGAATCCTACTACCGGAAAGGCGAATACGGAAACGCGATTTCCGACTACCGGACTTATCAGAACAATACCCAGCAGAAAGGAACGGATATGTATGCCCTTTCTTTCTATAACCTAGGATACTGTTACTTCAAACAGCAGGAATATGACATGGCTTTAAGCCGCTTCCGCCAATATACCGATGTAGAACAGAATCATGCTGCCGCATCGTATGCCGATGCATATAACCGTATCGGCGACTGTCTGTTCCAGAACCGACAGTTTGCAGCGGCGGAAGAGAATTACAACAAAGCATCGCAAATACTTCCTTCTGCCGGAGATTATTCAGTCTACCAGAAAGGTTTTGTACTGGGTCTGCAGAAAGATTATAACGGAAAGATCCGGACGATGGATCAGCTGATCCGTGAATATCCGGAATCTCAATACATCGACGATGCCCTGTTTGAGAAAGGCCGTACTTACGTCTTGCTGGAAAACAGCTCGGCGGCTATTCAAACCTTCAACAAGCTCATCAGCGAATATCCGGAAAGTAGTCTGGCACGGAAAGCAGGGGTTCAGTTAGGTTTGATATATTATAATGACAACCAACCGGAAAAAGCGGCTGAAGCCTACAAACAAGTCATCAGCACTTATCCGGGTAGCGAAGAAGCCAAAGTGGCTTTGCAGGATCTGAAGTCGGTTTATATCGACTTGAACGATATCGATGCTTATGCGGCCTACGTAAACTCGTTAGGCGGAAACATCCACCTGAATATCAACGAACAGGATTCGCTAACTTACATTGCGGCTGAAAAGCTGTTTATGCGGGGTGATAATGAAGGCGCCCGCCGAAGCATGCAGAACTACCTGAAGAATTACCCGAATGGAGCCTTCAGTACCAATGCAAACTTCTATCTGGCCAGCATCGCTTTCAACTTGAAGGAATATAATGAGGCACTGCCGATGTTTGAACAGGTAATCGCCAGTGGCGACCGGAAGTTCCTGGAAGAATCAACGGCGCGCAAGGCGGAAATTGAATATCTGACAGAAGACTTCAAGGCGGCTCTTGAAACATTTAAGCGATTGAATACGATTGCTGAGAATCCTGACAACAAGGAAGCTGCCGCTTTGGGTATCATGCGTTGTGCCCTAAAAGAAGGAAATCAGCAAGATGCTCTGACCGGAGCCAATCAGTTATTGAAGAATCCGAAAGTTTCTCCTGAAATTGCCAACGAAGCGCGTTATGTCCGGGCAAAGGCTTATATGGAAATGGGACAGGAATCGAAAGCATTGGCAGACTTAAAGCTGATCAGTCAGGATACGCGTACCGCACAGGGTGCAGAAGCCAAATATCTGTTGGCTCAGCTTTATTATGACGCCAACGATGACAAGAACGCAGAAAAGGTATTGGAAGAGTTTGCCAAGAACGGCACTCCGCATCAATACTGGCTGGCTCGCGGATTCATCCTTTGGGCAGATATTTATATTCGTAAAGGCGATCCGGTTCAGGCCCGCGTTTATCTGAACAGTTTGCAGAAGAATTATCAGGGCGACGACAACATCACGGAAATGATTGAAAGTCGTTTGGCAAAACTAAAGTAA
- a CDS encoding NUDIX domain-containing protein — translation MKQHPLHQFLFCPVCGHQTFVVHNEKAKECTHCGFVYYFNPSSAVACFIRNEAGELLLVRRAKEPGKGTLDLPGGFVDMYESAEEAAAREVKEETGLQIDHCQYLFSIPNIYPYKGFEVHTVDMFFECHVKQFSQAQAADDAAEIVIRQPASLQPDDFGLTSIRQAIRRYQEMNRQEANQ, via the coding sequence ATGAAACAACATCCTTTACACCAATTTCTATTTTGTCCGGTTTGCGGACACCAGACGTTTGTCGTACACAACGAAAAGGCAAAAGAGTGTACGCACTGCGGATTTGTCTATTATTTCAATCCGTCATCAGCCGTTGCCTGTTTCATCCGGAACGAAGCCGGCGAGCTATTGTTGGTCAGACGCGCCAAAGAACCCGGTAAAGGCACCCTCGATCTGCCCGGTGGATTTGTCGATATGTACGAAAGTGCCGAAGAGGCCGCGGCCCGCGAAGTCAAAGAAGAAACAGGCCTTCAGATCGATCATTGCCAGTATCTGTTCTCAATTCCCAACATCTATCCATACAAAGGCTTTGAAGTCCACACCGTGGATATGTTCTTCGAATGCCATGTCAAGCAATTCAGCCAGGCACAGGCCGCCGACGACGCCGCCGAAATCGTCATCCGGCAGCCAGCTTCCCTACAGCCCGACGACTTCGGTCTTACTTCTATCCGCCAAGCCATCCGGCGATATCAGGAAATGAATCGGCAAGAAGCAAATCAATAG
- a CDS encoding ROK family protein → MEKPYVVGIDIGGTNTVFGVVDARGTILYTSSIKTGKYTDINDYVAALGDGLKNVIDQAGGPEKIKGIGIGAPNGNFFNGCIEFAPNLPWKGKIPLAEMISDYLGGLPVALTNDANAAAIGEMTYGAARGMKDFIVITLGTGVGSGIVIGGNLVYGHDGFAGELGHVIMRRNNGRPCGCGRQGCLEAYASATGVARTAREYLDIRKDDSLLRELDPSEITSKDVFDAAMKGDKLALEIFEFTGNMLGEAFADFVAFSSPEAIILFGGLTKAGDLLMNPIKRSMDKNMLKVFEGKTKLLFSQLKESDAAVLGASALGWEVKE, encoded by the coding sequence ATGGAGAAGCCTTATGTAGTAGGTATCGATATAGGTGGTACCAACACGGTTTTTGGCGTGGTTGATGCACGCGGAACAATCTTATACACCAGCTCAATCAAGACTGGTAAATATACTGATATCAATGATTATGTAGCAGCTTTGGGAGACGGTCTGAAAAATGTTATTGACCAGGCCGGCGGTCCTGAAAAGATTAAAGGTATCGGTATTGGAGCGCCAAACGGAAACTTCTTTAACGGCTGTATTGAATTTGCCCCAAATCTTCCCTGGAAAGGTAAAATTCCTTTGGCAGAAATGATCAGCGATTATTTAGGAGGTCTTCCCGTTGCGCTGACAAATGATGCCAATGCTGCAGCAATCGGCGAAATGACTTACGGTGCTGCCCGTGGTATGAAAGACTTTATCGTTATTACTTTAGGTACAGGTGTAGGTAGCGGTATTGTCATTGGCGGTAACTTAGTATATGGACACGACGGATTTGCCGGTGAATTAGGCCATGTTATCATGCGTCGTAATAACGGACGTCCTTGCGGTTGTGGCCGTCAGGGTTGTTTGGAAGCTTATGCTTCTGCAACGGGTGTAGCCAGAACAGCACGCGAATATCTGGATATCCGGAAAGACGACAGCTTGCTGCGTGAACTCGATCCGTCTGAAATCACCTCTAAAGATGTATTTGATGCAGCTATGAAAGGTGATAAGCTGGCGTTGGAGATCTTTGAATTTACAGGAAACATGTTAGGTGAAGCCTTTGCAGACTTCGTCGCTTTCTCAAGCCCGGAAGCAATCATCTTGTTCGGTGGTCTGACGAAAGCAGGCGACTTGTTGATGAACCCGATCAAGCGTTCTATGGACAAGAACATGCTGAAAGTATTTGAAGGCAAGACTAAACTGTTATTCTCTCAGCTGAAAGAAAGCGATGCTGCCGTATTGGGTGCAAGTGCTTTGGGCTGGGAAGTAAAAGAATAA
- a CDS encoding MBL fold metallo-hydrolase — protein MKLTYIYHSCFALETPAYSILFDYYKDTKGKQGYVHDVLLQKPEPLYILSSHFHPDHFSREIFSWKEQKKDIHYLLSKDILRHQKAAADEATFLDKGDVYQDDLIRVQAFGSTDVGVSFLLTCEHKLIFHAGDLNNWHWKDESTEQEVKEAEENFLHELNVLKAACNHIDVAMFPVDPRMGSDFARGAEQFIQQIQVKQFIPMHFWEKPELTLPFGTYARQNGTAFHLLSQPGETLHIKV, from the coding sequence ATGAAACTGACATATATTTATCACAGTTGTTTTGCTCTGGAGACTCCGGCTTATTCCATTCTCTTCGATTATTATAAAGATACAAAAGGGAAACAAGGCTATGTGCACGACGTCTTGCTCCAAAAGCCGGAGCCACTTTATATATTATCATCCCATTTTCATCCGGATCACTTCAGCCGGGAAATCTTTTCCTGGAAAGAACAAAAGAAGGATATCCATTACTTATTAAGCAAAGATATCCTAAGGCACCAGAAGGCAGCGGCTGATGAAGCGACATTCCTCGACAAAGGAGACGTTTACCAGGATGATCTGATCCGGGTTCAGGCTTTCGGCTCGACCGATGTAGGCGTGTCTTTCCTGCTGACATGCGAACATAAGCTTATCTTTCATGCAGGAGACCTCAACAACTGGCACTGGAAAGACGAATCGACCGAACAGGAAGTAAAAGAAGCGGAAGAGAATTTCCTGCATGAACTGAATGTTTTGAAAGCGGCCTGCAACCACATCGACGTTGCCATGTTTCCGGTTGATCCGCGAATGGGAAGTGATTTTGCCCGCGGAGCCGAACAGTTCATCCAGCAAATTCAAGTAAAACAATTCATTCCGATGCACTTCTGGGAAAAGCCGGAACTGACATTGCCATTCGGCACGTATGCCCGACAAAACGGAACGGCATTTCATCTGCTCAGTCAGCCCGGTGAAACCCTCCATATAAAGGTATAA